The Salvia miltiorrhiza cultivar Shanhuang (shh) chromosome 2, IMPLAD_Smil_shh, whole genome shotgun sequence DNA window CACCGTGTACAGCCATCGTGTGCACAAACAAAATTTTGCACACAATGGCTGTACACGGTGGCTACACGACCGTGTCTTATGCACATGATGGCTATACATGGTGGCTACACGATCGTGTGCAAGCCGTAACttatactttttttatttttttaacttattaatatatagtaagggtaatataataatttaacatattttGGTATAACAAAACGTATAATCTTATGAATGGGTGTAAAAAACTTCTACTTTTTAATATGAGGTATTTAAAAAGATTTCTCCCTAAATGTTAAttgtaggttgtgataataaaaatacttttttgtataaattttcatttgatgaaatttataaaaagttgatgtgggattgaaaattttagaagaaaaagaatatgtaatttgaagtatgatatgatgtatgATTGATGAGCCGCATTTGCTGCTAATTGTATATAGATGATATTTATTAAGTTTgtataaattcttaaaattgacggataagaaataatttaattaagacAGCATATGTCACTTGAATATCATCTCATTCTCATATGGACAGAATAAGACCAGATAATCATCTGGAGCTCTAAAGACTACATACGATTTTTGGACGTTAGAATTTTGAAAACCAtatcgtttggagtttgaaataccacatctgaattttgagcatcattttgtctagagtttgaagattataacttacttatagtatcattttgtctagaaTTTGCAAAACTATAATAAAGTtatgagaatcatctcgtttggagcttAACATGCAATCTCTGACTTCTGAGCACCATTTATTGTGGAACTTGAAAAACGATAactgagttttgagcatcatcttctCTGAAACTTGAAACACCATAactgagttttgagcatcatcttgtctaaaatttgaaagaccataactgatttgtgAGCAACATCTTGTCTGGAGtttgaaatattataattgagtccTCGTAATCTCGCCCCTTACTCATGAGCATCATCTCGAAAACTTGAAAGACCAAAATTGAGTTATGAGCATCATttcgtctcaaactttaaacaacatcatcaaatttgaagtCGTGTTCAATCATCTACAATGATCAGCTCTCTAGTAAATGAAATTCTAAcaacttaaataataataataattactccctccgtcccacgaatcttgacaagTTTCCGTtttaggtaataattattacattctctctcatactttatcacttttattactctctccctcctattttatcacttttattaccttttctctcctactttatcacttttatattttattaactacacacttaaaacactaatctataatTCCTTAATTCTGCTCATGTATAGCTAGGCGAGGGGCTGATTTCAGAAAGATGCAAGTTGACAACTCGATCAGGAGCAGAGCAGCAAGCAGATGGAGCAACACACTTGCAGCACATGGttctatatatatttgataaatctGCACGTAAAATTTTCACCAAAGATATACGGCAAGACGAAAAACATTCGAgtgaaaaattacaataattctAGCAGTTAACAGCCTCCACTAATAAATTGACCAAAAGAAGTTTGGTGTTAGACTTCAAATATGTAGAGTCTCAGATAAGAAAAGCAAACAGCTAGTCAGAAGGCGATGCTCATATTTGTCTCAGAATGAGCGCACATTCTCCGTAGCGAAATTCTTGAGAGGTAGAAAGCTTGGGGCATAAACAGCGGGCTCCATACGAGACCTGTCAAACGATCCAGTAAGATCAATATGTCGAATAGTTGTAGTCTTGCACTTGCTCGAGTAGCAATGCAGTCGGCGGCTGCCTTGTTCGGAGAATATTTTGATGGGCACAAGATCTTTACCATGTGCCAGTTTTGTCCTGATAGCAAATTCCTTTGTCCAAGATTTATCATCTCCGTATTTGCTCATCAACCATATATCAACACACCCACGAGAAGTATCGCACAAGCATAAGCAATCCCCCAACGCACAGAGGGTTCTACGACGATCAGTAGGATGATCAGGAACGAAAAACGTGCTGAAAGATTCGGTTTCAAGATCAAAGCATGCAATCTCTCGAGGTACACCTAGCTTTTCCTTAGAAACCAACAAGTGAAGATTTCCATTCAAGAAAACACTTACTTTTCCACATAACCAATATGCGTGTGCGGATACAGCTACAATAGTTCTCCACAATCCTGTTCCGAGAGTGTATACCCCACACTTCCATGGAGCATATGCCTTAGTTGAGGAATTGACTGCATAATCCTCGAACCACCTAACCACCTTGTATTGACCAGTTAGTTTGCTCACTCCAAGTCCAAAGCTCTCGTACTCAGAGAATGTAGTCTAGAGAGTATATCTTTGATGATTTCTTCCGGCAGATTTGTGAAGAAATCTTGATTTAATTTTCCGATTCTCAATTGCTTCGTTTCCATGTTGCTTCCTCCCATAAACTCCCAGCTCAAAGAAAAACAGGTAGAAATTTATCCTTTTTAAAATCAGACACAATTGGGGAAGAAATGAAATTCTTTTGGGGGCGCTATCAATGTTCGGTGCTGCTGTTCAATATGGCTAATGAGCGCACACTTTTTTTGGACCTTATTAAACCACAAATACTCTTCACAACTTGACATCGAAATCAAGCAGTAAATAATTGAAAGGATAAGTTTTCGAATATAGTAATCAACCCATGGCTTACAAACATACTTGCAGATCATAGCTGCTTGAGTGGGGAGTCCGTGAAGATAGATCTTTAATACTACTACTTTCTACGTTCCATTATGAGTGGCACAAAACTTTTGGACacgcaaattaaaaaaataagtgtaaattggttaaaagtgatAGGTCCTAGACttttttaaagattaaattttgtCATTTATAGAAACAAACTACTTATAGTGGgacaaccaaaataaaatacacgAGGGTATGATTTCCGATGGTAGATTTTTGAAGAAATCTTGGACCATCTTAGAATTATGACAGTTTTCCTATCTCCTTGATTattaaaaatgaagaagaaaaaaagctCATGGAAATGATTAACCTTATAGAGAATGCGGTGGAGACGGCGGATCTAGAGCATGTCGCCTCTACAGCAGCGGAGATGGTAGTTGTCGTTTGTGTGCTCAGGAGCACCAAAGCTCAAAATGGGCTAAAGAATGATGGGTGAAATGAGAACGTTagataatgaataaataaatctCATTATAGATTAAATTGTTTTGAAGAAATTCATAAAAAGTCACAATTTGCGCCACACCCAAAAGCCTAAAATTGCTTACGAACTTTCGGGAAAACATCAAAGAAAACACACTTGCAAGCAACAAAATCTTAATATTACAACATCAAACTGTAGGATTCCAAACcctaataaataataatatccCCATGTGTGAGTGGCGAGTTAAAAGTTGAAATTTAGGCCTAAAACCCTAACGCACTccacaaaaattattttagCAAGTTCAGGATCTGAAGCAAAAATACATGGATGTTGTATTCTTACAACAACTCCAACAGACAAGTAAAGACTACAAGCACCAATTTACAAAGAAATTCTGAAAAACAAAGACATGACTAAAAAACAAGCAGAAACAGAGATACAAAATCgacaaaaaaaaggaaagaaaagaaagaatgcTAGCTCGTTGTAATGATTCACCTTCTAAGGAATACGGTGGAGACATCGGCCGATCGGCGGAGATGGAAGTAGCCGTTTTGTGTCTTTGGAGCAGCAGAGCTCAAACTGGGTGGACAA harbors:
- the LOC131009712 gene encoding uncharacterized protein LOC131009712 — translated: MEVWGIHSRNRIVENYCSCIRTRILEKLGVPREIACFDLETESFSTFFVPDHPTDRRRTLCALGDCLCLCDTSRGCVDIWLMSKYGDDKSWTKEFAIRTKLAHGKDLVPIKIFSEQGSRRLHCYSSKCKTTTIRHIDLTGSFDRSRMEPAVYAPSFLPLKNFATENVRSF